A genomic region of Ensifer adhaerens contains the following coding sequences:
- a CDS encoding putative bifunctional diguanylate cyclase/phosphodiesterase: MNLGKRALILIFPVVLAGYLLAAVSVHVTQSRSIRALEHAKLSQRLEHAAAVFQNEIGRSKGFLNALLNGNSLRQYVSETDEDYRANALGVRLQESLKSLLDDPTGYVSLALLNSDLKTDYYFENSWDPFAQIDGAQLNLARRLIREDKLVDWTYLYEAGQRPRIVYSFFLDPVAFTRPLPSKKSSALLVQVAIQPDRFLDMQQALKKEYGSDIMLQPWPLAITDDLSASVHLGPSLYATLTVSSEHFDALMARQKFLLALGAVAMSLFSIWLIIVLIRRFITDPIAALDANVMAVMVGARDEIRDMEEKGEIGRLTENIRELHRQSVQSLKLVQRSSWTDTLTGISNRGHFNALAAGAVREAIAAGEKCSLLFIDIDNFKFVNDKHGHEIGDELLKTLAVRIGERVDAITERRGQKPAILARLSGDEFAVFVRSRPGDGTVREISAAILGLFEDGFEVSDKRYPVTASIGAAICPDDATNLAELISNADAAMYQAKTSGKNRSARFSRALHDKRTRLRQIQDELRSLDPDEQFHLVYMPMVDTEGRVTGCEALLRWYSPVLGNVTPDEFVPIAESSGLFTKIDWWVINKAMSDCGQLKALFGPETVLAINISSAELHSKAIADHFAECLERHGLEASSIEIELTETFAVKFSDQLRRNIDALRQRGFRLSIDDFGAGYTSVQQIIEYTADTIKLDRALVSNLTASQSLPVLRALIALCHAKDVAVVGEGIDTPEKLSMLTAAGCDLFQGYLISKPLPIEDLAIWALTRTARYARDDGRDELQSRQAIA; encoded by the coding sequence GTGAACCTCGGCAAACGCGCGCTCATCCTGATCTTTCCCGTCGTTCTCGCTGGCTACTTGCTGGCAGCAGTCTCGGTCCACGTCACACAGAGTCGCTCCATTCGCGCGCTCGAGCACGCCAAGCTGTCGCAACGTCTCGAACATGCCGCCGCCGTCTTCCAGAACGAAATCGGCCGCAGCAAGGGTTTCCTCAATGCGCTCCTGAACGGCAATTCGCTGCGCCAGTATGTGTCCGAAACGGATGAGGACTACCGCGCCAATGCCCTCGGTGTCAGGTTGCAGGAAAGCCTGAAATCGCTTCTCGATGACCCGACAGGTTACGTCTCGCTGGCGCTGCTGAATTCCGATCTGAAGACGGACTATTATTTCGAGAACAGCTGGGACCCCTTCGCCCAGATCGACGGGGCCCAGCTCAACCTTGCGCGCCGCCTGATCCGCGAAGACAAGCTCGTCGACTGGACCTATCTCTACGAAGCCGGGCAGAGACCACGCATCGTCTATTCCTTCTTCCTCGATCCGGTGGCCTTTACCCGGCCGCTGCCGAGCAAGAAGTCGAGCGCCCTGCTCGTACAGGTCGCAATCCAGCCGGACCGCTTCCTCGACATGCAGCAGGCCCTGAAGAAGGAATACGGCTCCGACATCATGTTGCAGCCCTGGCCGCTGGCGATCACCGATGATCTTTCGGCGAGTGTCCATCTCGGGCCCTCGCTCTATGCGACGCTCACGGTTTCGAGCGAGCATTTCGATGCACTCATGGCCCGGCAGAAGTTCCTGCTGGCGCTCGGCGCCGTCGCCATGAGCCTGTTCTCGATCTGGCTGATCATCGTGCTGATCCGCCGCTTCATCACCGACCCGATCGCCGCGCTCGACGCCAATGTGATGGCGGTGATGGTTGGCGCGCGCGACGAGATCCGCGACATGGAGGAAAAGGGCGAGATCGGGCGCCTCACGGAAAATATCCGCGAACTGCATCGGCAATCGGTGCAGTCGTTGAAACTCGTGCAACGCAGTTCCTGGACCGACACCTTGACCGGAATCAGCAACCGCGGCCATTTCAACGCGCTTGCCGCCGGCGCCGTGCGCGAGGCGATCGCCGCCGGCGAGAAGTGCAGCCTGCTGTTCATCGACATCGACAACTTCAAATTCGTCAACGACAAGCACGGACACGAGATCGGCGACGAACTGCTGAAGACGCTGGCCGTTCGCATTGGCGAGCGTGTCGACGCGATCACCGAGCGGCGCGGCCAGAAGCCGGCCATCCTGGCACGCCTCTCCGGCGACGAATTCGCTGTGTTCGTGCGGTCTCGACCCGGCGACGGAACGGTCCGTGAAATCTCCGCCGCCATTCTGGGGCTGTTCGAAGACGGTTTCGAGGTGTCCGACAAGCGCTATCCGGTGACGGCAAGCATCGGCGCGGCGATCTGCCCTGACGATGCCACCAACCTTGCCGAGCTGATTTCCAACGCCGATGCCGCGATGTATCAGGCAAAGACCAGCGGCAAGAACCGTTCCGCCCGTTTCTCGCGCGCGCTCCACGACAAGCGCACGCGGCTGCGCCAGATCCAGGACGAGCTGCGCTCGCTCGATCCGGACGAGCAGTTCCACCTCGTCTACATGCCGATGGTCGACACCGAAGGCCGCGTCACCGGCTGCGAGGCGCTCTTGCGTTGGTACTCGCCGGTCCTCGGCAACGTTACCCCGGACGAATTCGTACCGATCGCAGAAAGCTCCGGCCTTTTCACCAAGATCGACTGGTGGGTGATCAACAAGGCGATGTCCGATTGCGGGCAGCTCAAAGCGCTCTTCGGTCCGGAAACGGTGCTGGCGATCAACATCTCCTCGGCCGAACTGCATTCCAAGGCGATCGCCGACCATTTTGCCGAGTGCCTGGAGCGGCATGGCCTCGAGGCGAGCTCAATCGAAATCGAACTGACCGAGACCTTCGCCGTGAAGTTCAGCGATCAGCTTCGCCGCAACATCGATGCCCTGCGGCAGAGGGGGTTCCGCCTTTCGATCGACGATTTCGGCGCAGGCTACACCTCCGTGCAGCAGATCATCGAATACACGGCAGACACCATCAAACTAGACCGGGCGCTGGTGTCGAACCTTACCGCATCGCAGTCGCTGCCCGTGCTCAGGGCCCTGATCGCCCTTTGCCACGCCAAGGACGTTGCGGTCGTCGGCGAAGGCATCGACACGCCGGAGAAGCTCTCCATGCTGACTGCTGCCGGCTGCGACCTGTTCCAGGGCTATCTCATCAGCAAGCCGCTGCCGATCGAAGACCTCGCAATCTGGGCGCTCACGCGCACCGCTCGATACGCGCGCGACGATGGGCGGGACGAACTCCAAAGCCGGCAGGCAATCGCCTGA
- a CDS encoding ABC transporter substrate-binding protein, which yields MQGRTAIPAFLATLLLATAVKAETLNLLIWESYIDQKILERWTSITGVAVHQVYYDSGDTRDEVLADPNSRVDLVVTGENSAALFGRKGVLEKLDETNVASLRDYDETWRNRCSNRGLPYLWGTMGILYRSDVVSTTPTSWQDLMRPDAALAKHVAMYDDHNEAFVAPLMLLGQSINTNDSATLKAAFSLMKEQAPSVLTYEYIISAIQNPTVSKDIYMALGYSGDQHVLNDKAGTPGAWRYAVPKEGTLSWLDCMSVVANSPNKDRALALLDYLGSPGSAAANALALNMPTASRAAYQLLPEDVRTDPAIYPSPDILAKSQYQQELSTESVQLRRRIISTLANFQ from the coding sequence ATGCAGGGGCGAACGGCGATTCCGGCCTTTCTGGCGACGTTGCTTCTTGCGACGGCGGTAAAGGCCGAAACCCTGAACCTGCTGATCTGGGAATCCTACATCGACCAGAAGATCCTCGAGCGCTGGACGTCAATAACAGGCGTCGCGGTGCACCAGGTCTATTACGACAGCGGCGACACCCGCGATGAGGTGCTGGCCGATCCGAACAGCCGCGTCGACCTGGTGGTAACCGGCGAAAACAGCGCTGCCCTCTTCGGCCGAAAGGGCGTGCTCGAAAAGCTCGACGAGACCAACGTCGCCTCGCTCCGGGACTATGACGAAACCTGGCGCAACCGCTGCTCAAACCGAGGCTTGCCCTATCTCTGGGGCACGATGGGCATTCTCTACCGGTCGGACGTCGTATCGACGACGCCGACCTCCTGGCAGGATCTCATGCGTCCAGACGCGGCGCTCGCCAAGCATGTCGCCATGTACGACGACCACAACGAAGCCTTCGTCGCACCTCTGATGCTTCTCGGCCAGTCGATCAACACCAACGACAGCGCGACGCTGAAGGCCGCCTTTAGCCTGATGAAAGAGCAGGCGCCTTCGGTGCTTACCTACGAATACATCATCAGCGCGATCCAGAACCCGACGGTCAGCAAGGACATCTACATGGCGCTCGGCTATAGCGGCGATCAGCACGTGCTGAACGACAAGGCCGGCACACCCGGCGCCTGGCGCTACGCCGTTCCCAAGGAAGGCACCCTTTCCTGGCTCGACTGCATGTCCGTCGTCGCGAATTCCCCGAACAAGGACCGGGCGCTGGCGCTCCTCGACTATCTCGGCTCGCCCGGCAGTGCTGCCGCCAACGCGCTGGCGCTCAACATGCCGACGGCAAGCCGGGCAGCCTATCAGCTCCTGCCGGAAGACGTCCGCACCGACCCCGCGATCTACCCCTCACCCGACATCCTGGCCAAGAGCCAGTATCAACAGGAACTGTCCACAGAGTCGGTGCAATTGCGCCGGCGCATCATCAGCACATTGGCGAACTTCCAGTGA
- a CDS encoding MFS transporter — MSTVTSTSGISPEKTAFSVILAVSFCHMLNDIMQSLLTALYPLLKANYSLDFVQIGLLTFTFQLTASMLQPAVGIITDRWALPYSLPLAMLSTCSGLILLANAHDFWVLLVAASLIGVGSAIFHPESSRIARLASGGRHGLAQSLFQVGGNAGSAMGPLLAAFIVIPFGQGSLSWFSIVAIIGFFVLSWVSTWYVRHRRTTMSRAAPSRALPLPKGRVMWAVAVLVLLTATKNVYMASISSYFTFFVIEKFGIDVQQAQLMLFLFLGAAAAGTFLGGPIGDRYGARFVIWFSILGVIPFALLLPYANLFWTGVLSVIIGLIFSSAFSAIVVFAQELVPGRVGLIAGVFFGFAFGFGGMGAAVLGIFADRQGIEFVYTICSYLPLLGILTILLPKIPAR; from the coding sequence ATGTCTACCGTGACTTCAACTTCCGGGATCTCCCCGGAGAAGACGGCTTTCTCCGTCATCCTGGCCGTCAGCTTCTGCCATATGCTGAACGACATCATGCAGTCGCTGCTGACGGCGCTCTACCCGCTGCTCAAGGCGAACTATTCGCTCGACTTCGTGCAGATCGGCCTCCTGACCTTTACCTTCCAGCTGACGGCGTCGATGCTGCAGCCGGCCGTCGGCATCATCACCGACCGCTGGGCGCTGCCCTATTCCCTGCCGCTCGCCATGCTTTCCACCTGCAGCGGCCTGATCCTGCTCGCGAATGCGCATGATTTCTGGGTGCTCCTGGTCGCAGCGAGCCTGATCGGTGTCGGTTCGGCCATTTTCCATCCGGAATCCTCCCGCATCGCCCGCCTCGCCTCCGGCGGTCGCCACGGCCTGGCGCAGTCGCTGTTCCAGGTGGGCGGCAATGCCGGCAGCGCCATGGGGCCGCTGCTTGCCGCCTTCATCGTCATTCCTTTCGGTCAGGGAAGCCTCAGCTGGTTCTCGATCGTCGCGATCATCGGCTTCTTCGTGCTTTCCTGGGTCAGCACCTGGTATGTCCGCCACCGCCGCACGACGATGAGCCGGGCGGCACCGAGCCGTGCCCTCCCCCTGCCGAAGGGTCGGGTGATGTGGGCGGTTGCCGTGCTTGTGCTGCTGACAGCCACGAAGAACGTCTACATGGCGAGCATCTCCAGCTACTTCACCTTCTTCGTCATCGAGAAGTTCGGTATCGACGTACAGCAGGCTCAGCTGATGCTGTTCCTGTTCCTCGGCGCGGCGGCGGCCGGAACCTTCCTCGGCGGCCCGATCGGCGATCGCTACGGCGCCCGCTTCGTCATCTGGTTCTCGATCCTCGGCGTCATCCCCTTCGCCTTGCTGCTGCCCTATGCGAACCTGTTCTGGACTGGGGTTCTCTCCGTCATCATCGGCCTGATCTTCTCTTCTGCCTTCTCGGCGATCGTCGTCTTTGCCCAGGAGCTGGTGCCTGGGCGCGTGGGGCTGATCGCCGGTGTCTTCTTCGGCTTCGCCTTCGGCTTCGGCGGCATGGGCGCGGCCGTGCTCGGCATCTTCGCCGACCGGCAGGGCATCGAATTCGTCTACACCATCTGCTCCTATCTTCCGCTGCTCGGCATCCTCACGATCCTGCTACCGAAGATCCCCGCGAGATAA
- a CDS encoding AraC family transcriptional regulator, producing the protein MPIRRFPLPQLPDDDHFRNLDWVETGNAPVLALGRDYSAGLLVPFHSHTRTQLWWARGGVVLMRTERGRWMVPPGHALLIPAGMEHSAEMISDVRMHSIYFAPDLLRAERPMVMEINPLAGSLVDALVSVENEAMSERREQLVTDLLLEEIGRLRERPLGLPFPRDERLAALCRQFLQAPSAASSIDQWADRMGLSRRSFTRFFRKETGVSFVTWRQQACIFASLPLLADGEPITNVALDAGYENVAAFTTMFRRMLGSPPSVYLKTYLGQ; encoded by the coding sequence ATGCCGATCCGCCGATTTCCCTTGCCGCAGCTTCCCGATGACGACCACTTCCGGAACCTCGACTGGGTCGAGACGGGAAATGCCCCGGTGTTGGCGCTTGGGCGAGACTACAGCGCCGGCCTCCTGGTTCCTTTTCACAGCCATACGCGCACGCAGCTCTGGTGGGCACGCGGCGGCGTGGTGCTGATGCGCACCGAACGCGGGCGGTGGATGGTTCCGCCCGGCCACGCCTTGTTGATCCCGGCCGGTATGGAGCACTCGGCCGAAATGATCAGCGACGTGCGCATGCATTCGATCTATTTCGCGCCGGACCTTTTGCGCGCCGAGCGGCCGATGGTCATGGAAATCAACCCGCTTGCCGGCAGCCTCGTCGATGCGCTCGTCAGCGTCGAGAACGAGGCGATGTCGGAGCGGCGCGAACAACTGGTCACGGATCTCTTGCTCGAGGAAATCGGACGGTTGCGGGAGCGCCCGCTCGGCCTGCCTTTCCCGCGCGACGAGAGGCTTGCGGCCCTCTGCCGGCAGTTCCTGCAGGCGCCGTCGGCAGCCTCAAGCATCGATCAGTGGGCAGATCGGATGGGCCTCAGCCGGCGATCGTTCACCCGGTTCTTTCGCAAGGAGACGGGCGTCAGCTTCGTCACCTGGCGGCAGCAGGCCTGCATTTTCGCGTCGCTGCCGCTCCTGGCCGATGGCGAGCCGATCACCAATGTCGCGCTCGACGCCGGCTATGAGAATGTGGCGGCCTTCACCACCATGTTTCGCCGCATGCTCGGCAGCCCGCCGAGCGTCTATCTCAAGACCTATCTCGGCCAGTGA
- a CDS encoding MipA/OmpV family protein has translation MRIRYLAFLSGTLLLSANAASAGDGQYFWSGDWYLKVGATGFYGPKYEGASKRMFQAAPLISLGKAGSTVRFSSRNDNMSYALVDQGSFRAGLVGKLIFERDSGTSRDLKGLDPVKFGGEVGGFAEVYPTDWLRVRAEVRQGIRSHHGVVADVAADAFTDVSSNVRISGGPRLSAATSGYYSAYYGVNDRESAASGLNTYSPHGGVGSAGVGAAITWQATEKLETSAYAEYRRLLGPAADSSLVQERGSRNQVLVGLSATYRFDFTLP, from the coding sequence TTGCGTATCCGTTATCTCGCTTTCCTTTCTGGAACCCTTTTGTTGTCGGCGAATGCCGCCTCTGCCGGTGACGGCCAATATTTCTGGTCCGGTGACTGGTATCTGAAGGTCGGCGCCACCGGCTTTTATGGACCGAAATACGAAGGCGCCTCCAAGCGCATGTTCCAGGCAGCCCCCCTGATCTCCCTTGGAAAGGCCGGCAGCACCGTCCGCTTTTCCTCGCGTAACGACAACATGTCCTATGCGTTGGTCGACCAGGGAAGCTTCCGTGCCGGTCTCGTCGGCAAGCTGATCTTCGAGCGCGACTCCGGCACTTCCCGCGACCTCAAGGGTCTGGATCCGGTCAAGTTCGGCGGTGAAGTCGGCGGTTTCGCTGAAGTCTACCCGACGGACTGGCTGCGCGTTCGCGCCGAAGTGCGCCAGGGCATTCGCAGCCACCATGGTGTCGTTGCCGACGTCGCGGCTGACGCTTTCACCGATGTCAGCAGCAACGTCCGCATTTCCGGCGGCCCGCGTCTGAGCGCGGCCACGAGCGGCTACTATTCGGCCTATTATGGCGTCAATGATCGCGAATCGGCAGCATCCGGGCTCAACACCTACAGCCCCCATGGCGGCGTCGGTTCCGCCGGCGTCGGTGCTGCGATCACTTGGCAGGCAACCGAAAAGCTCGAGACGAGCGCCTATGCCGAGTACCGGCGCCTGCTTGGTCCTGCTGCCGATTCCAGCCTCGTTCAGGAGCGCGGCAGTCGCAATCAGGTCCTCGTCGGCCTGTCGGCAACCTACCGCTTCGACTTCACTCTTCCCTGA
- the ubiA gene encoding 4-hydroxybenzoate octaprenyltransferase, whose protein sequence is MNTISADSGRVQDAPSNNWVYRVLPRALWPYAQLARWDRPIGWQLLLLPCLWSVALAAGAAAGTDQFSFGRFLFHCFLFTAGAIAMRGAGCTYNDIVDHDIDMEVARTRSRPLPSGRVSRLQAKVFMVLQALVGLLVLLQFNTFSIVLGILSLAIVAIYPFAKRFTDWPQFFLGLAFSWGALMGWAAEFGTLSLAAVLLYGAAIAWTIGYDTIYAYQDREDDELIGVRSTARRFGENPRPWLIGLYGIATLLLLLSFAAAGAGAVAYIGLLIAAAMLTYQILVLNIHDPAQCLALFKFNGVVGLIIFVGLVLAFLVRLM, encoded by the coding sequence ATGAACACGATCTCTGCCGATTCCGGCCGCGTCCAGGACGCACCGTCGAACAACTGGGTCTATCGCGTGCTGCCGCGTGCGCTCTGGCCCTATGCGCAGCTTGCCCGTTGGGATCGCCCTATCGGCTGGCAATTGCTGCTGTTGCCCTGCCTCTGGTCCGTGGCCCTGGCCGCGGGCGCAGCCGCTGGCACCGATCAGTTCTCGTTCGGTCGCTTCCTGTTTCATTGCTTCCTGTTCACCGCCGGCGCGATCGCCATGCGCGGTGCCGGCTGCACCTACAACGACATCGTCGACCATGACATCGACATGGAAGTTGCCCGCACCCGCTCGCGGCCGCTGCCATCGGGACGCGTCTCGCGGCTCCAGGCCAAGGTGTTCATGGTGCTGCAGGCGCTCGTCGGTCTCCTTGTGCTGCTGCAGTTCAACACCTTCTCGATCGTGCTCGGCATCCTGTCGCTGGCGATCGTGGCGATCTATCCCTTCGCCAAGCGGTTTACCGACTGGCCGCAATTCTTCCTTGGCCTTGCCTTCTCCTGGGGTGCACTGATGGGCTGGGCGGCCGAGTTCGGCACGCTGTCGCTGGCCGCCGTGTTGCTCTACGGCGCGGCGATTGCCTGGACGATTGGTTATGACACGATCTACGCCTATCAGGACCGGGAAGACGACGAGTTGATCGGCGTGCGCTCGACGGCGCGTCGGTTCGGGGAAAACCCGCGGCCGTGGCTGATCGGCCTCTATGGCATCGCGACGCTGCTATTGCTTCTGTCCTTCGCGGCTGCCGGTGCCGGCGCCGTTGCCTATATCGGACTTTTGATCGCGGCAGCGATGCTGACCTACCAGATTCTGGTCCTGAATATCCACGACCCGGCGCAGTGCCTGGCGCTGTTCAAGTTCAATGGGGTGGTCGGCCTGATCATCTTTGTCGGCCTGGTGCTGGCGTTTCTCGTTCGCCTGATGTGA
- a CDS encoding DUF6101 family protein, which translates to MRNTLSQPAWVENTLRLDPKRFPQQASYALRGHTGNVTISLDERGAVLRKVLPSSGLPLSIALPARAFKGVAARAIDHGDGDVTVTLELHHDDPDLCVPLLVAHDLSDIAADWRAWAEAYRIPMLMVEADGVARPLEEHLGDVRTAPVKPRRRHSFFAERRPRFLVRRSTGTLGVHMKIDGREIIARS; encoded by the coding sequence ATGCGCAACACACTCTCTCAACCCGCATGGGTCGAAAACACGCTCCGTCTTGATCCGAAGCGCTTTCCACAGCAGGCAAGCTACGCTTTGCGCGGTCACACGGGTAATGTCACGATCAGCCTGGACGAGCGTGGCGCAGTTCTGCGCAAGGTGCTACCATCGAGCGGCCTGCCGCTTTCGATCGCATTGCCGGCGCGGGCATTCAAAGGGGTCGCGGCTCGCGCGATCGATCACGGCGACGGAGACGTTACAGTGACGCTGGAACTTCATCACGACGACCCGGACCTCTGCGTTCCGCTGCTCGTCGCACACGACCTGTCCGACATCGCCGCCGACTGGCGCGCCTGGGCGGAGGCCTATCGCATTCCGATGCTGATGGTCGAAGCCGACGGTGTCGCACGGCCGCTCGAAGAGCATCTCGGCGACGTGCGCACCGCGCCGGTCAAGCCGCGGCGCCGCCACTCCTTCTTCGCAGAGCGCCGGCCGCGCTTCCTCGTGCGCCGCTCCACCGGCACGCTTGGCGTTCACATGAAGATCGACGGGCGCGAGATCATCGCCCGCAGCTAA
- a CDS encoding DUF1217 domain-containing protein: MVSTYLDYSRITRDLRSSLNRVAQQPQIAREAEYYRENIGSVKSVDEFLDDYRLYSYAMKAHGLEDMTYAKAFMRKVLESDLKDDNSFANRLTDERYRNFAQAFNFSSATAVAQTNAQQDALIGLYNDRITNLDTVMRQEMAYFGAAMDLVTDVDQFLGNEKLRSFAFTVFGLDPKTFSYTEVRNALTSDPATLTANQTAAKTRLTEASKQLTDLGARDTALAQITSLTAQLAAAPDADKPAIQTKIDEQNAIVSDLDARLPPRDQAPALKAQLSLEVNTLARQISGLDVYIQLASTFNFNADGSVPAGEKAISDEKKTLLNEAYVFQRPGATPSGGTRLTGAGALLNKEYYEQKIGSITKVSDLIADNRLLNYVITAFGLPSATTMPSTVENILTSDINDPESYVNKYGGEYNAAYKRMLAAFNFQTDGTLQAGKTAQDAAQMKTTSDEYMVRYNDKSDAEDEALVKRFKLLIGTLKSVDDLLANNDMKKFMLRAFGLENEDLSTRTLKRILTSDLNDPKSYANTLRDERYVKLVKAFNFNPDGTLGAPKLAQSEADIMNTAKAYVIAKSRFGTDEEKKVAKEKAQEEAKYYTAEIEKVETLDAFLANRRLVDFVLVGAGIDPETVKTEYLKDMFTSNLDDPKSFINTDPNGLRYREIVASFNFDQEGKIIRGEAGQIQTRRGLVTTVDLYLNQSLEETEGADNGGVRLALYFKRKAPEINTAYDILAETALFQVIKTAYSMPEGLQNAKIEAQAAYIERVVDIKDLQDPEKLEKLLQRFTALYDVENNTDVSPGLAILSGSGGGGVSAETLLSLSQLRAGGR; this comes from the coding sequence ATGGTATCGACCTATCTCGACTACAGTCGCATCACACGTGATTTGCGCAGCAGCCTCAATCGCGTTGCCCAGCAGCCGCAGATCGCGCGCGAAGCCGAGTACTATCGGGAAAACATCGGCAGCGTGAAATCCGTCGACGAGTTCCTCGACGACTACCGGCTCTACTCCTACGCGATGAAGGCGCATGGCCTGGAGGACATGACCTATGCCAAGGCCTTCATGCGCAAGGTCCTGGAGAGCGACCTCAAGGACGACAACAGTTTTGCCAACCGTCTCACGGATGAACGCTACCGCAATTTCGCGCAGGCCTTCAATTTCAGTTCCGCCACTGCGGTGGCCCAAACCAACGCACAGCAGGACGCGCTGATCGGCCTCTACAACGACCGCATCACGAATCTCGATACAGTCATGCGGCAGGAGATGGCCTATTTTGGCGCGGCCATGGATCTGGTGACTGACGTCGACCAGTTTCTGGGCAACGAAAAGCTGCGCTCCTTTGCCTTCACCGTGTTTGGACTGGACCCGAAGACCTTTTCGTACACAGAAGTTCGCAATGCATTGACCAGCGATCCCGCGACCTTGACCGCCAACCAGACGGCAGCCAAGACGCGGTTGACCGAAGCGAGCAAGCAACTGACGGACCTCGGCGCACGCGACACGGCGCTGGCCCAGATCACCAGCCTGACAGCCCAACTGGCTGCCGCACCCGATGCCGACAAGCCTGCCATCCAGACGAAGATCGATGAGCAAAACGCGATCGTCAGCGACCTCGATGCGCGGCTGCCGCCGCGCGACCAGGCGCCGGCGCTAAAGGCGCAGTTGTCGCTGGAGGTGAACACGCTTGCCAGGCAGATCAGCGGTCTCGATGTCTATATCCAGCTCGCCTCGACGTTCAATTTCAATGCCGACGGCAGCGTGCCGGCCGGCGAGAAGGCGATCAGCGACGAAAAGAAGACGCTGCTCAACGAGGCCTATGTCTTCCAGCGGCCTGGCGCCACGCCTTCGGGCGGCACACGGCTGACCGGTGCTGGCGCGTTGCTCAACAAGGAATATTACGAGCAGAAGATCGGCAGCATTACCAAGGTGTCGGACCTGATTGCCGACAATCGCCTGCTCAACTACGTCATCACCGCTTTCGGCTTGCCGTCTGCGACGACGATGCCATCCACGGTCGAAAACATCCTCACCAGCGACATCAACGACCCGGAGAGCTACGTCAACAAATATGGCGGCGAATACAACGCCGCCTACAAGAGGATGCTCGCCGCCTTCAACTTCCAGACTGACGGTACGCTGCAAGCGGGCAAGACCGCGCAGGATGCGGCCCAGATGAAGACGACATCCGACGAGTACATGGTGCGCTATAACGACAAGAGCGATGCCGAGGACGAAGCTCTGGTCAAGCGCTTCAAGCTGCTGATCGGTACGTTGAAATCGGTCGACGATCTGCTTGCCAACAATGACATGAAGAAATTCATGCTGCGCGCTTTCGGCCTCGAAAATGAGGATCTGAGCACGCGAACGCTGAAGCGGATTCTGACCAGCGATCTCAATGACCCCAAGAGCTATGCCAATACCCTGCGCGATGAGCGCTACGTCAAGCTCGTAAAAGCGTTCAACTTCAATCCGGACGGCACGCTCGGCGCACCAAAGCTGGCGCAGAGCGAAGCCGACATCATGAACACGGCCAAGGCCTACGTGATTGCCAAGTCGCGTTTCGGCACGGATGAAGAAAAGAAGGTCGCCAAGGAGAAGGCGCAGGAGGAAGCCAAGTACTACACCGCCGAGATCGAAAAGGTGGAGACGCTCGACGCCTTCCTCGCCAACCGGCGTCTGGTCGATTTCGTTCTCGTCGGCGCCGGCATCGATCCGGAAACAGTCAAGACCGAATACCTCAAGGACATGTTCACGTCCAATCTCGACGATCCCAAGAGCTTCATCAATACCGATCCGAACGGGCTGAGGTATCGCGAAATCGTTGCCTCCTTCAATTTCGACCAGGAGGGGAAGATCATCAGGGGCGAGGCGGGCCAGATCCAGACCCGGCGCGGACTTGTCACCACAGTCGACCTCTATCTCAATCAGTCGCTTGAGGAGACGGAAGGCGCTGACAACGGCGGCGTCCGTCTTGCGCTCTATTTCAAGCGCAAGGCTCCTGAGATCAACACCGCTTACGACATCCTGGCCGAGACCGCCCTGTTCCAGGTTATCAAGACGGCCTACAGCATGCCGGAGGGTCTGCAGAACGCCAAGATCGAGGCGCAGGCCGCTTATATCGAGCGTGTCGTCGACATCAAGGATCTGCAGGACCCTGAAAAGCTCGAGAAGCTTCTGCAGCGGTTCACGGCGCTTTATGACGTCGAAAACAACACGGACGTATCACCGGGGTTGGCCATTCTCAGCGGTAGCGGTGGAGGCGGTGTCAGCGCCGAGACGCTCCTGTCCCTTTCACAGCTGCGCGCGGGCGGACGCTGA